In Phocoena sinus isolate mPhoSin1 chromosome 10, mPhoSin1.pri, whole genome shotgun sequence, a single genomic region encodes these proteins:
- the NEMP1 gene encoding nuclear envelope integral membrane protein 1 yields MAGGMKVAVLSAVGAGPWSWGAGGGGAVRLLLVLSGCLVCGSAGIDLNVVMLQESKVYYMNTSQQSCYKNVLIPKWHDIWTQIQIRVNSSKLVRVTQVENEEKLKELEQFSIWNFFSSFLKEKLNDTYVNVGLYSTKTCLKVEIIEEDTKYSVTVTRRFDPKLFLIFLLGLILFFCGDLLSRSQIFYYSTGMSVGIVASLLIIIFMLSKFMPKKSPIYIILVGGWSFSLYLIQLVFKNLQEIWRCYWQYLLSYVLAVGFMSFAVCYKYGPLENERSINLLTWTLQLMGLCFMYSSIQIPHIALAIIITALCTKSLEYPIHWLYITYRKMCNATEKAVPPRLLTEEEYRIQGEVETRKALEKLREYCNSPDCSAWKTVSRIQSPKRFADFVEGSFHLTPNEVSVHEQEYGLESIIAQDELYEETSSEEEDLDSRYPPITQQNSFLT; encoded by the exons ATGGCGGGAGGAATGAAAGTGGCGGTCTTATCTGCAGTTGGTGCCGGGCCCTGGAGCTGGGGGGCCGGGGGCGGTGGTGCAGTGCGACTGCTCCTGGTCCTCTCCGGCTGCTTGGTCTGCGGCTCAG CCGGAATTGATTTAAACGTGGTCATGCTTCAGGAATCCAAAGTGTATTATATGAATACCAGTCAACAATCCTGTTATAAAAATGTGCTTATCCCAAAGTGGCATGATATATGGACACAGATACAG ATTCGGGTAAATAGTTCCAAACTGGTCCGAGTCACCCAGGTGGAGAATGAGGAGAAACTGAAGGAGCTAGAGCAGTTTAGTATCTGgaactttttttcctcctttttaaaagagaaattgaatGACACCTATGTTAACGTGGGTCTATACAGCACAAAAACCTGCCTCAAAGTTGAGATTATAGAGGAAGACACCAAGTACAGTGTCACTGTGACCCGGA gatTTGACCCCAAactcttcctcatttttctccttggacttattctatttttttgtggTGACTTGCTGAGCAG AAGTCAAATCTTCTACTATTCCACTGGGATGAGTGTGGGAATTGTGGCCTCTTTACTAATCATCATTTTTATGCTGTCCAAGTTTATGCCCAAG AAAAGTCCCATTTACATCATCCTGGTAGGAGGCTGGTCCTTTTCTCTGTACCTCATTcagctagtttttaaaaatttacaagagATCTGGAGATGTTACTGGCAGTATCTTTTAA GCTATGTCCTTGCAGTTGGATTCATGAGTTTTGCAGTCTGTTACAAGTATGGGCCCTTGGAGAATGAACGAAGTATCAACCTGCTGACTTGGACCTTGCAGCTGATGGGCTTATGTTTCATGTATTCCAGTATCCAGATACCACACATTGCCCTTGCCATTATCATCACTGCACTGTGTACTAAGAGCCTGGAGTACCCTATTCACTGGCTGTACATCACCTACAG AAAGATGTGTAATGCAACAGAAAAGGCTGTCCCCCCTCGTCTTCTGACAGAAGAAGAATATCGGATACAAGGAGAGGTAGAGACCCGAAAGGCTTTAGAGAAGCTTAGAGAATACTGCAACAGTCCAGACTGCTCGGCTTGGAAGACTGTTTCTCGAATCCAGTCTCCAAAAAG atttgcTGACTTTGTGGAAGGATCTTTCCACCTCACACCCAATGAGGTTTCTGTCCATGAGCAGGAGTATGGGTTAGAGAGCATTATTGCCCAGGATGAACTCTATGAAGAAACATCCTCTGAAGAGGAGGACTTAGATTCTCGGTACCCCCCCATCACACAACAGAACAGCTTCTTGACTTAG